The following DNA comes from Aphis gossypii isolate Hap1 unplaced genomic scaffold, ASM2018417v2 Contig00548, whole genome shotgun sequence.
aaatataatacaagaatTGAAGCTGCAGTAGTAGCGTTTAATATAGGGTGACCagttttgcaaaaaaaaaaaacgggacaaacaatttttagtttaaatactctaaaaaaacatatatatttttttttaaatatttttcatatgttattattacaatttaacaatttaaaatcaaaatattttttaacaaccttgctttattttaataaaataacttgtttACTTTTATTGGGTCGATGTCGATTGCTCACCATGTTCTTTATTAACTATTGCGTCGTTACTGTACTTTTGCGATGAACTGATTGCGTTTAACAGTTTTGGTTGTGTTagcaaaaaatcataaaaatcattacacgaatattttttgaaatgatttttcaaaattataattgattttatggtAGGAACAAGAAAGCGATTTTTTTCGTCCGTCCATAATACATTAGTGATAGAAAATACTCTTTCAATTGCAGCATTTGTTCCAGGCATTGCTAGAGAATATTCtacaattttccaaaaatgatttatcaatatacttttactgtttaaaattttataaatagcacACCATCTTTCTTCAACACAAACATACTTATTCTGccattcttttaaattttcatttataacattaactaCATGGTTATATTCATCAAAAAGAATATCTTCATCCACATTCCAACaggtttgtttattattttgcaaaataaatgttaaacttTTTTGTATATCATTCCATGTCGGACAATTTATCAGTTGTGTCCAACGAAATACTTTAAGTTCTTCAAATGGATTTCCCCACTTTTcaatatacaacaaaaatgtGTCATAAAACTGGTTAGTTTGctctataaattgtttttttgtgtatttattttttgtctctAGTTCTAAAAGCATCGAGTTTACACTGGaagttaaaaagttttgtgtttttctattttttatttttccacatAAAACCTCTAATTCTTCTGATACTTCACATGCAGATATATTGTCCCCTTCTATTCTTTTTATAGTGTCACAAACGACTTTTAACtgactttgtataaaatgaaacCATATTATTGCAACGGGGTcactaaaaaatgattttaaaatggttgGGCATTTGTCCTGAGTGTcaaagtacaattttaaagctggatacatttcaataattctGGAAACTGCTGGTTGTAAGGATAGCCATCTTGTTTTTACACTTCCAAGTACGTTtttgtattgtgtatttgtaaaatcacaaaattctTTTAATGCTTCCACTCtcacagtataaatataaaagtattgaaaaattttattaacgaTACATTCGACATCAATAGGTAAGATATCTGTACTAGTTTGCATAGCGTTGTGCAGAATATGAGCTGCACAACCAATTCCAGAAATGTTagtctttaaattattgtttaaaatcgtaaaaacattttttgttcctTTCCTTGCAGCACCACCAAAATTAGTATTACAGTTGTCACCGgtaaatgcaataattttgtgaaataatttatgcCTTGTTAAAATTTCCATAATATATGACGACAATATATCCGAAGTTTCTCCTTTTAAATTAGTGAATTCTAGCACTTTTATTTGAACTCCCGTTTTAGGATCGAAATATCGAATAAGAATGgggacaatttttaaattcttatgatTTGAAGTGTCAATCATAACCGTCGCAAAATTAACAGCTTTTAGTTCGTCTAATATTTGATCCATTGCAAAAGGTGCcaatacattcaaaataattgattcacACTTGGTACGCGCAcaagaaaactttttttcatgtaacttttttattaaagtagtaGTGCAATCCATTGACCTAAAAGAATGGTTATGTACTATAGTGTGAAATGCAAACATTCCCTCTTCTGCTGCAATTTTTAATCCTTCACTAGTTAAGCCAGCTGGCccttgtttaataaaatatgaggtTACCTTGTCACTTTTTGAAGCACTAGATAAGGCCGATGTATGCTTTTTCTTTTCCATATGCTGTTTGATATCTGAGCGACCTCCATGTTCGATTGAAAATACTGCCTTGCACACCGTACAAAATACTTTTCCAATttcttcacatttttttaggAAAGAAAATTCAGACTGTAAAGATACAGTGAACGTGCATCTCCTCtttggcatttttaaaaataaaataatgcacCAACTCACaaaaattgaaagaaaaaagaCGATACGTAGTggctataataaacataaacgcTTTACTGTTCGTACGTTACTATTCGACATATTTTGTTGTTCGAATTTTTGATTGaactaatcaatataataatatctaaatatatcatcgattataaatagtattatatattttaattcgtaaTACATATGCTATACGACGTGTATCATgcttatcttattttattattactatttgtacTGCTCGTCGGCATCGGCACTCGACGTTCGTTCTACGGAAATTTTAGTctgttatttataactttggtttcaagttttaaatataaactgttttatttggttcctaaattaattttattcttttacaaaaattcttaaattataatttaattatatgaaaataacggGATTAAAACGGGACAATCTTCTGAAAACGGGATAAAAAGCGTCCCGTTCGAAGTTTTTCGGGACAACGGGACATAATGATCAAAAAAGGGACAATCCCGTTTTAAACGGGACGTATGGTCACCCTAGTTTAATACAAAACAGTACTTACGAgcaataaatacacatattacaaAGAAAAGTCCaggtacaaaaaaatgtgaatttttatttatgtcttgtaattttttttaaacaattataaatataacttataggaATATATGGAAAagcgtttttaaaaaatgttcagagAAAacgaaacaacaatattagaaGACGTGAATTATTTCCTCTTAAagcccaaaaaaaaatttctaaatcaGGTCCCGATGAACATTACGGCCTCGCTGAAGAATTGCCACCTGATAATTTATCGTTGGAagatttagaaattaaaaaaaatgattttattaaaaagttaaaagacACAAATATAGATAATCTACTTGTTACCTGCTGTACAGAAAAATAGTAACCATACATACCAatctttatagttataattacattttaaaatttcagtttCCCTGGAAAATGAGACGAGAAATCAGGGAATATCCCAACTTTGGCATTCCGAAAGGCGCATACGAATAACAGCATCGAATGTGggcaaaatatgtaaaatgagGTCTTCTACATCATGCAAAAAAATAGTTCATGGACTTTTGTACGGaaatattaactgtaaaattaaaGCTATTGAGTATGGACGTGTTATGGAACCAATTGCTAAAGAAAAGTACAGCTTAATATTTGGATCATATATAAAACCTGTTGGTCTATGCGTGGATAGTAATATTCCCTATTTAGCTGCAAGCCCaggtaacataattattattttataattttgataaaaaaaagtattaagtcTACTTATCtactatataaaaagtatttaaatttgtaattttttaatttaatttagatggCCTTATAGGAGACGATGAAATAATCGAGATTAAATGTCCATATTCCGTCAAAGACtactcaaatatatttgaagCTATTAGTGATggaaaagtaatatatttaatcataatttattttattttttaatattttaaactctgtagattatttattgtactgtGGATGAAAATAAGGAAGTAGTTCtgcttaaaaaaaaccacgattattattttcaaatacaaacaCAACTTCACgtaacaaaaagaaaattatgtcatttttttatttttactgataaTTGGTATTACAGTATACAAGTGAAATATTGTGAACaattttggaataaaaatattcagcctttattacatattatgtaagtatattaatttttaaacgaataaatttaaaagtactgttggtaatgatattattatcatataaatccACAATTTGGaaaaagattattaataaGCGACATTAAAGAGTCTGACcgaattataaaagaacaagAAAACAAACAACgcactgtaaaaaataaaaaaaaataaaattaattatggccaatatttaaatttaaccaaatgtttaaaattggcTTACCGATTTAGTTgttatttgtacctataattctattctttaaaataataacattttaacagaaattatacattaattaattttttttttttttaatttgtttgtagcTTATGAAAACCCTTGTGGCCTTGTCCTGAATTTTCTAACCttaggtagttaaaaatgtattaaattttaataatatgtgcaacaattatcaatattaactatgttgtataaaatgtgttatacattatatatttccgTATTggtttacattatacatattaaattttataggagTTAAAGTCAACTTATAGGTTGTGAGCGCAAAGTAAGGAGCAAGCACGCCGCGCGCCGCGTGCTTAGAAATACATAGGCGACGTATTTATCTACGTAATGGTCAATTGCATTGACTCGAAACGCTCAACACGACTATccatgaaataataatgtacctctCCCGAAACTACTAGTCACGGAGATAGTGGGCGTGGTTACAGGCTATTGCGACAGCGGCAATACAGCGCACAACGCTATCTCTGGAGCGTTGATTACGTTCTCATTTTAGTGTGACGTCCTCTTAACTCCTTTTGACCGCGCACggaagatatatattattattaaataaaaataagagttCCATTGGTTTTAccttgaaaaattaacataggtacctacttatatgcCTACGACAAATATATCACTAAATAGTATAACACTACCTACGaagtattaacattaatatttacataaatattaaagaatcgTGATATTGTGTAATGCTGAGTAACATCAGTTTCATTGTAAAAAAGGAATTTGTTCCAttgttagaaattaattttttttcatttagaaaaaagcacaaagtaattaataattattagtttcttcaagttttttataaaatacttttgttgatacttaaaaatggttttttgcATTGgtcatataacattaaataacacTATTTCTGAATATCAcaacataggtacttaaaaataatcattaaaaatctgTACATTTctcaactatattattttattcaacaaaaaaacaaaaactacagttttatttattttaaaaatcaataacaattatttgcaataaatacaaaattacacttaaaataacatttattcatttgtaaaatgaataattttagtaagctTTTGACAAATTTTGCATGAATCGTTTAACTTTCTTATTTCATGAAAAATCCTtatgttgaaatatttgagatcaatagtttttataagaaaatctCGGTGGGTTTCAAAATTGAGTAAATCTAAATGTAAGTTTTGATTTACACATTccatttgattaaatattgatacatcaatattagtttttaattttagaactaACATTTCTCGATCTCTTTTGTAGAATGCTACACTTCTGGAATATTTCCGAAAAACTTGTTCTGCAGCCTGACATATCTTCACAACATTTTTACTTGGTTTCTAAAGTCGGCCTCGGTCTTTGATTGTTGCAAGGTTACTAATTTGATGGGGTCCATAGAtttcttttatacaatattgacaCTTAAATTTAGTTTCCAATTTTTTAGCAATAAGTCCAGCTATATATGAAGTAATATCTTCGATGAATGGACAATggacttaaatttaatatactgctAAATAGTTGTTTATCCGGTATtgagattaataaattattttcctcaATACTATTTGAAAGGTGAGTCTGTGGAGTTGTAATTGATGTTATTGAtgtagaatctaaaattgaaCAGTTTCCATATGGTAaagctataatttaattatctattaacaACCTAATATACGAAGCCTGGAACTGCCTACATGCGGATTGTCGTTATATCCACCACGGCTTCTGAGAGCACTAAAAAATGTCTCTAAGTGATCTTGACttaatttgtatgttattaaatatgacaAGTCAcctttttctattaaaacattatacaagtctaatgcattttttaaactcaaaataaGACCTATGAATccagtttttctttttgaattgATAACTACTTACTAGTGTACCatcttcaaattttaattgagcaacatatattttaaatttttcataaaatgctTCATATCTTTTGAGATTACCTTCAGTAATTGCTCCATTAAAAGgtgtatttgataattttttacgaGCATTAAGAATATCAAATGCAttgttaaacattaaacagaACTCAGCAGTTGCATTGCATCCATCAAATAACGAATCCTTTGTTTTGGTAAAAAGCAGAGCATCTGAAACACAAGTACTTAGTACTTGAGCAGCTAAACGTACattcattttatgatttcCATAGTAAATATGTTTAGAAGTTACCTAATTTTGTACCAGCCCTAAGACcttcttctttttctttttcatataattttgatatatactGATACTCCCATTTGATCATTTCGTTTttaccatttataataatttttttgtcgcCCAAAGTATTTCGAATGAGTTTAATCATATGCGCTGGATCATAGAAAGCAAATACTTTTTCTTTTGTGATAgggatcaaaaaaaaaaggttttgaaTTTGCTAGTTTTCCTAAAAAGATTTCCTCAATCTGCTCCTGTCAATCCATCAATCAAGAAGTATACTATGGGTAGTTTCCAGTAGTCATTCAGGCCAACCACTAGAAAAACAAGTGCATTTCTAGCAAGTGGAAGATCATCTACATCATCTGTATGTTTTCCAGTACCCAAATCAATGTATCCAAAAACGTTATTTTGGGTGTCTACTTCTATATGCTTCTTGATGCACATCTCATCTACAGTAAGGTTGCAATAAACAGGACCAGCATCGCATTTATCTTTTAACACAACAAATGCTTCATGTGTAAATCCTGGTTTACCATTGACAACTGTATACCATTTACGCAACGCTCGAGGATGAGGTAAcatgttttttaatgttttacgtACGTATGTGTACGCACGTGGTGAATAGTATTGAAGGATTACTGCAAATTTTCTCAACTCTGGGCAAAACTTTCTTTTCTTgccatttaaaatatctttaacaatattttaaaatacatcagACCACAAcgcctaaaatatataatagaatataaatattttaacagttattaccaatatttatttaaatattatctaatttgtaagtaattcagataatatttaaataatatttaataataaatgctgtaatattaataaacaattatagtaataactaataggtataggaattaactattgataaaataaagacTTGTTTGtcgacatatatttttttattttaactatacaagTGTAGACattgttgcgtgccagtatcagatttgaatccaaatggttaattcgaatgaaagttaaacttaatgtctttattgcatataagtaaaatacatgtaacaaacaaaataagttgCTGAGTgtcgtgaaagtgctcagttgttgatagctttggtacatctaccgttgctggtcttcgggttcccttatatattgtggtgcgtctcttgtttagGTCGAGTTGTCGCCTTCTGGGtgaaaccaggtgtccttgtagttgttgttgcaaattcggacacgaatttgagaatctgcaataacatctcaaatgcatcattagtgcactataattattggtgcgcttactatccctacacgtgtcatggtcatagtagcatccgcattaccctCGACAagaggcatggtcatactaacttagccttgatatctcgtagatatcttatagatatctcgtAGCCCATAACAACATGAACAATGGCAGACTGTTAAAGCCATAGATAAtgtattaacatataataaacatataattattattatatattatatattattatatattcagtaCCAGATTTATAGGAAGGCGATCCAGGGCCCATGCCCCAGGCGCTTATCATAGAGGGGcgcaaatttcaaattttaaactcgtcatttttaatttttaggctcactattattattttgtgccCCgggttacataatttatagatccggtactgtatatatttacatagattttaaataatatatatatatataatacaacatcaagttataattatatgagtaAGGACATTTTAAAaggtaaatagatttttagttACCTTTATAGTATTCGTTGATGACTCATTTAAAAGAGATTTATTCTCCAATTGACCAATAACATCATTAAGAgattcaactttttttaataaacgtttatttttttgatttaataatttatttgaataactcAATCTTTTGACCGTGTTTTTAACTACAGCAAAATTGCGTTTAGCTTTTCATGGTGTAGAAAAATGATCGTGAGTTATATCACCGATTCTCGAAGAAGAccaaaattttcttatttttgagTAGCCATTTCATCTTCTGAGATTGgatcactaaaatattaagcaaataagtcaataattcaattcaaataatatatttactatacataccGTTTGTGCTTATCAAAATCTGCTACATCAGGAGATAATTCATTTTGTAGAGAAGTTGTACAAACGATGGAATtgtcaatattatcattatcagtttgactactaaaatattaaacgtttaagatagtacaatatttaaaataataagttaattgaaaatacacaCCAATCAAGTACGTCAACACCCAAATCTGTAATAGTCACCGTTTCAACAGACGAAGATGTACAAGGATAGCTATTAGGTGATGCAGACTGTGTATTCAACTACAATATTCACTGAAATTATtgataagtatattatcaagtcttaatacaaacaatcaaacccaaaaaaaatcattacatttCAACACATCATTTGTAGTTGACGCAGCTAATGTTGGTAGAGCATTTGACATTAAAACTTTACGACTAGTACTCATAAGATAGTCAGAGGTTTTAAAATgcatgaacatattattttactattgtttttcaatagttGACCTACAGTCCAAGAGAATTTGACCATAAAAATCTCTTTTCTTCAGTTTTTCGGAAAACTGTGAAAAACAAATTGGAATAGTATGAGCAACAAAtaaaaagcaataaataaacgagaatatcatataaatacagctaaaatagtttaaatacttacaaatgAAATGAAATGCTTGGAGCATCCACATTTTTAAGTCCACGGACCACACATTTCACTGAGtacaccattataatatatttagtagagCTAAAACACTATTAAATTGATGAACTGGTTATTAACGAAAGTTaaacttcaataattaataattaaaataacaaaagcaAACGTATAACAATTAAGACTTAAGTCAACGTTAAACGCACCATTCAAATCGCAAAATGCAAGTGACATAGAATATcggttatcacttatcagtgTACTGTGCTATAACACGCATGGCAAAACACACAAACCATGGaagaaaagatatttttttgctGAGTAGGATAGAAGATACGATTTTTATATTGCTGTCTCTCTTCTTTATTCGGGACGCTGCCCGCTATGTAACTAGTATACACAGGGCCTATCcattatgtattatctatGGTTGTAACTGATATAGTGATATGCAAGTACTCGGCCATTGATTGTTTTTAAGAAATCTAATTCTCAAGTCATAAACTAGTCATTGGATAAGGTTTTCTCCATaacccatataatatttaaaggattctttatacttatatcaCTACCTATGACACTATGTTagacatagataataaagaatgGATAGGCCATGTTCCCTAATCACACGTTCCCGAACACATTAAGCAAAagtgtcttttttttttattccatcaatacatttttactcccagctttattctaatattccactcatttttaaaaatgggaATTATCtaaactacaataaatataaaatgggtagataataatatgatgtataattattataaatagtcaaaattaaataataaataaacaatgtttCTATGCAATAGTTGTGCatacgtacaataatatataatatacatgtattaatatttaataaaatcataataaaaaaaaaattatacaatataataaaataataatagtaaaaagttataataacgacataggtacctaataagtaatattaagcagtaccaacaaattaattattttgtcgtTATTCATGATTGAAAAGTaccattttagtaaatttagcTCTTGAACGGCCTGattttatatgtgtattattcaCTTTTCGAACTTCATGAAATACACGAATgtctacatatttaaaaacaattaactttataatttgattcttGTGTGTATCTAAAAATGATTCCTGATCAGGGCAGTTTGAAAAAAGTTCTCTGTTATACTTGTACaaagtttgtttaattttaaccaacaaatataatttgtttttaatactgtTGAAATAAGTTGGTGGATAGCTAGATTAATCTTTCTGTTTCTTGACAAACTAGTACTACACTTTTACTGGGGAAGATTAAACCACcccgattttttaaatttttatagtaagtaaAGTATTTCTATTATCATCTAAATTATTGGTAACTAGTGAAGCTTGACAAGTAGGACAAgtgatagatattaatattttttttattacaaatccaGCAATATACTGTGATGTATCTTcaacaaattttgaaatattcatataagatTCAAAATAATCATGATCCAAAAGATGAACCTCTGGTTTCCAAGTATCATCAATTTGTTTCTCCTCTACATATGAAttaattgttaacattttagtgTTCTCCAATATAGAACAGTTGCCAAATTCAGACCCAACTATTATGTACTAATATGCGTTTGTATGCTGCTTGAAATTGTTTGCATGTTGGGTTGTTGTTGTAGCCTAGTCTACTTCTGATAGCACTGAATGTAGTTTCTATATGATCTTGACTAATTTTGtaggtaagtaaataatttagttt
Coding sequences within:
- the LOC126554583 gene encoding uncharacterized protein LOC126554583; this encodes MPKRRCTFTVSLQSEFSFLKKCEEIGKVFCTVCKAVFSIEHGGRSDIKQHMEKKKHTSALSSASKSDKVTSYFIKQGPAGLTSEGLKIAAEEGMFAFHTIVHNHSFRSMDCTTTLIKKLHEKKFSCARTKCESIILNVLAPFAMDQILDELKAVNFATVMIDTSNHKNLKIVPILIRYFDEDILFDEYNHVVNVINENLKEWQNKYVCVEERWCAIYKILNSKSILINHFWKIVEYSLAMPGTNAAIERVFSITNVLWTDEKNRFLVPTIKSIIILKNHFKKYSCNDFYDFLLTQPKLLNAISSSQKYSNDAIVNKEHGEQSTSTQ
- the LOC126554579 gene encoding uncharacterized protein LOC126554579; protein product: MRSSTSCKKIVHGLLYGNINCKIKAIEYGRVMEPIAKEKYSLIFGSYIKPVGLCVDSNIPYLAASPDGLIGDDEIIEIKCPYSVKDYSNIFEAISDGKIIYCTVDENKEVVLLKKNHDYYFQIQTQLHVTKRKLCHFFIFTDNWYYSIQVKYCEQFWNKNIQPLLLPSVIAPLKGVFDNFLRALRISNALLNIKQNSAVALHPSNNESFVLVKSRASETQVLST